Proteins encoded by one window of Cervus canadensis isolate Bull #8, Minnesota chromosome 18, ASM1932006v1, whole genome shotgun sequence:
- the IST1 gene encoding IST1 homolog isoform X3, giving the protein MLGSGFKAERLRVNLRLVINRLKLLEKKKTELAQKARKEIADYLAAGKDERARIRVEHIIREDYLVEAMEILELYCDLLLARFGLIQSMKELDSGLAESVSTLIWAAPRLQSEVAELKIVADQLCAKYSKEYGKLCRTNQIGTVNDRLMHKLSVEAPPKILVERYLIEIAKNYNVPYEPDSVVMAEAPPGVETDLIDVGFTDDVKKGGPGRGGGGGFTAPVGGPDGTVPMPMPMPMPSPNTPFSYPLPKGPSDFNGLPVGTYQAFPNIHPPQIPATPPSYESVDDINADKNVSSTQIVGPGPKPEAPAKPASRPTETYDNFVLPELPSVPDTLPTASAGANTSASEDIDFDDLSRRFEELKKKT; this is encoded by the exons ATGCTGGGCTCTGGATTTAAAGCTGAGCGTTTACGAGTCAATTTGAGATTAGTCATAAACCGTCTTAAActgttggagaaaaaaaaaa CGGAATTGGCCCAGAAAGCAAGGAAAGAGATTGCGGACTACCTGGCTGCTGGGAAGGATGAACGAGCTCGAATCCGAGTGGAGCACATCATTCGAGAAGACTACCTTGTGGAGGCCATGGAGATCCTGGAACTGTACTGTGACCTGCTGCTGGCTCGATTTGGCCTCATCCAGTCTATGAA GGAGTTAGATTCTGGTCTGGCTGAATCTGTGTCTACATTGATTTGGGCTGCTCCTCGACTCCAGtcagaagtggcagagctgaaaaTT GTTGCTGATCAACTCTGTGCCAAGTATAGCAAGGAATATGGCAAGTTATGTCGGACCAACCAGATTGGAACTGTGAATGATAGG TTAATGCACAAACTGAGTGTGGAGGCCCCACCCAAAATCCTAGTGGAGAGATACCTGATTGAAATTGCCAAGAACTACAATGTGCCCTATGAGCCCGACTCTGTGGTCATG gcaGAAGCTCCTCCTGGAGTAGAGACAGATCTTATTGATGTGGGATTCACAGATGATGTGAAGAAAGGGGGCCCTGGAAGAGGAGGTGGAGGCGGCTTCACAGCACCAGTTGGTGGACCTGACGGAACAGTGCCAATGCCTATGCCCATGCCCATGCCATCTCCAAACACTCCTTTCTCATACCCGCTTCCAAAGGGACCT TCGGATTTCAATGGATTGCCAGTGGGAACTTATCAGGCCTTTCCCAATATTCATCCACCTCAGATTCCAGCAACTCCCCCATCGTATGAATCT GTTGATGACATTAATGCTGATAAGAATGTGTCTTCTACACAGATTGTTG GTCCTGGGCCCAAGCCAGAGGCTCCTGCAAAGCCCGCTTCGAGGCCCACAGAGACCTACGACAACTTTGTGCTGCCAGAGTTGCCGTCTGTGCCAGACACACTCCCAACTGCATCTGCTGGTGCCAACACCTCAGCATCAGAGGACATTGACTTCGATGATCTTTCCCGGAGATTTGAGgagctgaaaaagaaaacatag
- the IST1 gene encoding IST1 homolog isoform X4, with amino-acid sequence MLGSGFKAERLRVNLRLVINRLKLLEKKKTELAQKARKEIADYLAAGKDERARIRVEHIIREDYLVEAMEILELYCDLLLARFGLIQSMKELDSGLAESVSTLIWAAPRLQSEVAELKIVADQLCAKYSKEYGKLCRTNQIGTVNDRLMHKLSVEAPPKILVERYLIEIAKNYNVPYEPDSVVMAEAPPGVETDLIDVGFTDDVKKGGPGRGGGGGFTAPVGGPDGTVPMPMPMPMPSPNTPFSYPLPKGPSDFNGLPVGTYQAFPNIHPPQIPATPPSYESIVGPGPKPEAPAKPASRPTETYDNFVLPELPSVPDTLPTASAGANTSASEDIDFDDLSRRFEELKKKT; translated from the exons ATGCTGGGCTCTGGATTTAAAGCTGAGCGTTTACGAGTCAATTTGAGATTAGTCATAAACCGTCTTAAActgttggagaaaaaaaaaa CGGAATTGGCCCAGAAAGCAAGGAAAGAGATTGCGGACTACCTGGCTGCTGGGAAGGATGAACGAGCTCGAATCCGAGTGGAGCACATCATTCGAGAAGACTACCTTGTGGAGGCCATGGAGATCCTGGAACTGTACTGTGACCTGCTGCTGGCTCGATTTGGCCTCATCCAGTCTATGAA GGAGTTAGATTCTGGTCTGGCTGAATCTGTGTCTACATTGATTTGGGCTGCTCCTCGACTCCAGtcagaagtggcagagctgaaaaTT GTTGCTGATCAACTCTGTGCCAAGTATAGCAAGGAATATGGCAAGTTATGTCGGACCAACCAGATTGGAACTGTGAATGATAGG TTAATGCACAAACTGAGTGTGGAGGCCCCACCCAAAATCCTAGTGGAGAGATACCTGATTGAAATTGCCAAGAACTACAATGTGCCCTATGAGCCCGACTCTGTGGTCATG gcaGAAGCTCCTCCTGGAGTAGAGACAGATCTTATTGATGTGGGATTCACAGATGATGTGAAGAAAGGGGGCCCTGGAAGAGGAGGTGGAGGCGGCTTCACAGCACCAGTTGGTGGACCTGACGGAACAGTGCCAATGCCTATGCCCATGCCCATGCCATCTCCAAACACTCCTTTCTCATACCCGCTTCCAAAGGGACCT TCGGATTTCAATGGATTGCCAGTGGGAACTTATCAGGCCTTTCCCAATATTCATCCACCTCAGATTCCAGCAACTCCCCCATCGTATGAATCT ATTGTTG GTCCTGGGCCCAAGCCAGAGGCTCCTGCAAAGCCCGCTTCGAGGCCCACAGAGACCTACGACAACTTTGTGCTGCCAGAGTTGCCGTCTGTGCCAGACACACTCCCAACTGCATCTGCTGGTGCCAACACCTCAGCATCAGAGGACATTGACTTCGATGATCTTTCCCGGAGATTTGAGgagctgaaaaagaaaacatag
- the IST1 gene encoding IST1 homolog isoform X2 translates to MLGSGFKAERLRVNLRLVINRLKLLEKKKKARAHVLQLCDWSGICALAELAQKARKEIADYLAAGKDERARIRVEHIIREDYLVEAMEILELYCDLLLARFGLIQSMKELDSGLAESVSTLIWAAPRLQSEVAELKIVADQLCAKYSKEYGKLCRTNQIGTVNDRLMHKLSVEAPPKILVERYLIEIAKNYNVPYEPDSVVMAEAPPGVETDLIDVGFTDDVKKGGPGRGGGGGFTAPVGGPDGTVPMPMPMPMPSPNTPFSYPLPKGPSDFNGLPVGTYQAFPNIHPPQIPATPPSYESIVGPGPKPEAPAKPASRPTETYDNFVLPELPSVPDTLPTASAGANTSASEDIDFDDLSRRFEELKKKT, encoded by the exons ATGCTGGGCTCTGGATTTAAAGCTGAGCGTTTACGAGTCAATTTGAGATTAGTCATAAACCGTCTTAAActgttggagaaaaaaaaaa AGGCCAGGGCCCATGTACTACAGCTGTGTGACTGGAGTGGGATTTGTGCTTTAGCGGAATTGGCCCAGAAAGCAAGGAAAGAGATTGCGGACTACCTGGCTGCTGGGAAGGATGAACGAGCTCGAATCCGAGTGGAGCACATCATTCGAGAAGACTACCTTGTGGAGGCCATGGAGATCCTGGAACTGTACTGTGACCTGCTGCTGGCTCGATTTGGCCTCATCCAGTCTATGAA GGAGTTAGATTCTGGTCTGGCTGAATCTGTGTCTACATTGATTTGGGCTGCTCCTCGACTCCAGtcagaagtggcagagctgaaaaTT GTTGCTGATCAACTCTGTGCCAAGTATAGCAAGGAATATGGCAAGTTATGTCGGACCAACCAGATTGGAACTGTGAATGATAGG TTAATGCACAAACTGAGTGTGGAGGCCCCACCCAAAATCCTAGTGGAGAGATACCTGATTGAAATTGCCAAGAACTACAATGTGCCCTATGAGCCCGACTCTGTGGTCATG gcaGAAGCTCCTCCTGGAGTAGAGACAGATCTTATTGATGTGGGATTCACAGATGATGTGAAGAAAGGGGGCCCTGGAAGAGGAGGTGGAGGCGGCTTCACAGCACCAGTTGGTGGACCTGACGGAACAGTGCCAATGCCTATGCCCATGCCCATGCCATCTCCAAACACTCCTTTCTCATACCCGCTTCCAAAGGGACCT TCGGATTTCAATGGATTGCCAGTGGGAACTTATCAGGCCTTTCCCAATATTCATCCACCTCAGATTCCAGCAACTCCCCCATCGTATGAATCT ATTGTTG GTCCTGGGCCCAAGCCAGAGGCTCCTGCAAAGCCCGCTTCGAGGCCCACAGAGACCTACGACAACTTTGTGCTGCCAGAGTTGCCGTCTGTGCCAGACACACTCCCAACTGCATCTGCTGGTGCCAACACCTCAGCATCAGAGGACATTGACTTCGATGATCTTTCCCGGAGATTTGAGgagctgaaaaagaaaacatag
- the IST1 gene encoding IST1 homolog isoform X1, whose translation MLGSGFKAERLRVNLRLVINRLKLLEKKKKARAHVLQLCDWSGICALAELAQKARKEIADYLAAGKDERARIRVEHIIREDYLVEAMEILELYCDLLLARFGLIQSMKELDSGLAESVSTLIWAAPRLQSEVAELKIVADQLCAKYSKEYGKLCRTNQIGTVNDRLMHKLSVEAPPKILVERYLIEIAKNYNVPYEPDSVVMAEAPPGVETDLIDVGFTDDVKKGGPGRGGGGGFTAPVGGPDGTVPMPMPMPMPSPNTPFSYPLPKGPSDFNGLPVGTYQAFPNIHPPQIPATPPSYESVDDINADKNVSSTQIVGPGPKPEAPAKPASRPTETYDNFVLPELPSVPDTLPTASAGANTSASEDIDFDDLSRRFEELKKKT comes from the exons ATGCTGGGCTCTGGATTTAAAGCTGAGCGTTTACGAGTCAATTTGAGATTAGTCATAAACCGTCTTAAActgttggagaaaaaaaaaa AGGCCAGGGCCCATGTACTACAGCTGTGTGACTGGAGTGGGATTTGTGCTTTAGCGGAATTGGCCCAGAAAGCAAGGAAAGAGATTGCGGACTACCTGGCTGCTGGGAAGGATGAACGAGCTCGAATCCGAGTGGAGCACATCATTCGAGAAGACTACCTTGTGGAGGCCATGGAGATCCTGGAACTGTACTGTGACCTGCTGCTGGCTCGATTTGGCCTCATCCAGTCTATGAA GGAGTTAGATTCTGGTCTGGCTGAATCTGTGTCTACATTGATTTGGGCTGCTCCTCGACTCCAGtcagaagtggcagagctgaaaaTT GTTGCTGATCAACTCTGTGCCAAGTATAGCAAGGAATATGGCAAGTTATGTCGGACCAACCAGATTGGAACTGTGAATGATAGG TTAATGCACAAACTGAGTGTGGAGGCCCCACCCAAAATCCTAGTGGAGAGATACCTGATTGAAATTGCCAAGAACTACAATGTGCCCTATGAGCCCGACTCTGTGGTCATG gcaGAAGCTCCTCCTGGAGTAGAGACAGATCTTATTGATGTGGGATTCACAGATGATGTGAAGAAAGGGGGCCCTGGAAGAGGAGGTGGAGGCGGCTTCACAGCACCAGTTGGTGGACCTGACGGAACAGTGCCAATGCCTATGCCCATGCCCATGCCATCTCCAAACACTCCTTTCTCATACCCGCTTCCAAAGGGACCT TCGGATTTCAATGGATTGCCAGTGGGAACTTATCAGGCCTTTCCCAATATTCATCCACCTCAGATTCCAGCAACTCCCCCATCGTATGAATCT GTTGATGACATTAATGCTGATAAGAATGTGTCTTCTACACAGATTGTTG GTCCTGGGCCCAAGCCAGAGGCTCCTGCAAAGCCCGCTTCGAGGCCCACAGAGACCTACGACAACTTTGTGCTGCCAGAGTTGCCGTCTGTGCCAGACACACTCCCAACTGCATCTGCTGGTGCCAACACCTCAGCATCAGAGGACATTGACTTCGATGATCTTTCCCGGAGATTTGAGgagctgaaaaagaaaacatag
- the IST1 gene encoding IST1 homolog isoform X5, giving the protein MEILELYCDLLLARFGLIQSMKELDSGLAESVSTLIWAAPRLQSEVAELKIVADQLCAKYSKEYGKLCRTNQIGTVNDRLMHKLSVEAPPKILVERYLIEIAKNYNVPYEPDSVVMAEAPPGVETDLIDVGFTDDVKKGGPGRGGGGGFTAPVGGPDGTVPMPMPMPMPSPNTPFSYPLPKGPSDFNGLPVGTYQAFPNIHPPQIPATPPSYESVDDINADKNVSSTQIVGPGPKPEAPAKPASRPTETYDNFVLPELPSVPDTLPTASAGANTSASEDIDFDDLSRRFEELKKKT; this is encoded by the exons ATGGAGATCCTGGAACTGTACTGTGACCTGCTGCTGGCTCGATTTGGCCTCATCCAGTCTATGAA GGAGTTAGATTCTGGTCTGGCTGAATCTGTGTCTACATTGATTTGGGCTGCTCCTCGACTCCAGtcagaagtggcagagctgaaaaTT GTTGCTGATCAACTCTGTGCCAAGTATAGCAAGGAATATGGCAAGTTATGTCGGACCAACCAGATTGGAACTGTGAATGATAGG TTAATGCACAAACTGAGTGTGGAGGCCCCACCCAAAATCCTAGTGGAGAGATACCTGATTGAAATTGCCAAGAACTACAATGTGCCCTATGAGCCCGACTCTGTGGTCATG gcaGAAGCTCCTCCTGGAGTAGAGACAGATCTTATTGATGTGGGATTCACAGATGATGTGAAGAAAGGGGGCCCTGGAAGAGGAGGTGGAGGCGGCTTCACAGCACCAGTTGGTGGACCTGACGGAACAGTGCCAATGCCTATGCCCATGCCCATGCCATCTCCAAACACTCCTTTCTCATACCCGCTTCCAAAGGGACCT TCGGATTTCAATGGATTGCCAGTGGGAACTTATCAGGCCTTTCCCAATATTCATCCACCTCAGATTCCAGCAACTCCCCCATCGTATGAATCT GTTGATGACATTAATGCTGATAAGAATGTGTCTTCTACACAGATTGTTG GTCCTGGGCCCAAGCCAGAGGCTCCTGCAAAGCCCGCTTCGAGGCCCACAGAGACCTACGACAACTTTGTGCTGCCAGAGTTGCCGTCTGTGCCAGACACACTCCCAACTGCATCTGCTGGTGCCAACACCTCAGCATCAGAGGACATTGACTTCGATGATCTTTCCCGGAGATTTGAGgagctgaaaaagaaaacatag